From the Cohaesibacter sp. ES.047 genome, one window contains:
- a CDS encoding Zn-dependent hydrolase, with product MTSSEVQIRPDRLKTLLDGINKFGFNRQTGGYNRVGFSDMDIAVRSWFREQMKESGLDVSVDAAGNLFGRLGTSGKPCVMIGSHLDTVPEGGAFDGALGAAIGLECVRSLKDHGIEPDFPVVAVATSEEEGRFGGMLGSQTISGQLAPGWVEMASDADGVSLVEAMAAQGYSADTLREAAWPNGSIRAFLELHIEQGPVLESEQLSIGIVESISGVLVLGVSLEGTANHSGTTPMPLRADAFAGLAEVGVAIPTIIKDIGTDQSRVTIGKVDLSPNFPHTIPGRADFTIIIRDTSAEVMATLRSHIEASITDAAARNSLKASIEERSYLPPESLDGSVRQVLLEETKRLGYSHTVMPSGAGHDAQTMQAFCPSGLVFVPSRNGISHAPEEWTDWTDIEKGAQVMLNAVLRLSKGD from the coding sequence ATGACCAGCAGCGAGGTACAAATCAGACCGGACCGCCTGAAGACCCTGCTCGACGGCATCAACAAGTTCGGCTTCAACCGGCAAACCGGCGGATACAATCGCGTCGGTTTTTCCGATATGGACATAGCTGTGCGTTCATGGTTCCGTGAGCAAATGAAGGAAAGCGGACTTGATGTCAGCGTGGATGCTGCGGGCAACCTGTTCGGACGGTTGGGCACGAGTGGCAAACCCTGCGTGATGATCGGCTCCCATCTTGATACCGTGCCAGAAGGCGGTGCTTTTGACGGGGCTTTGGGCGCGGCCATCGGCCTTGAATGTGTGCGCAGTCTCAAGGATCATGGCATCGAGCCCGATTTTCCCGTTGTTGCTGTTGCCACCTCCGAGGAAGAAGGACGCTTTGGCGGCATGCTCGGCTCCCAAACCATCAGCGGTCAGTTGGCGCCCGGTTGGGTCGAGATGGCCAGCGACGCGGATGGCGTCAGTCTTGTGGAAGCCATGGCGGCGCAAGGCTATTCAGCGGACACCCTGCGCGAGGCAGCGTGGCCAAACGGCTCCATTCGCGCCTTTCTCGAACTCCATATCGAACAAGGGCCGGTGCTGGAAAGCGAACAGCTTTCCATCGGCATTGTCGAGAGCATTTCCGGGGTGCTCGTGCTCGGTGTTAGCCTTGAGGGCACGGCAAACCACTCGGGCACAACGCCGATGCCGCTTCGGGCCGATGCCTTCGCAGGGTTGGCTGAAGTCGGGGTTGCCATCCCGACCATCATCAAGGATATCGGCACGGACCAGTCCCGCGTGACCATCGGCAAGGTCGATCTCAGCCCCAATTTCCCGCACACAATACCCGGCAGAGCCGATTTCACCATCATCATCCGCGATACTTCGGCTGAGGTCATGGCCACGTTACGCAGCCACATCGAGGCGTCAATCACGGATGCTGCCGCCCGCAACTCCCTCAAGGCGAGCATTGAAGAGCGCAGCTATCTGCCACCAGAAAGCCTTGATGGCTCAGTCCGGCAAGTGCTTTTGGAGGAAACCAAGCGGCTTGGCTACTCCCACACAGTGATGCCATCAGGTGCCGGGCATGACGCCCAGACGATGCAGGCCTTTTGTCCATCCGGACTGGTCTTTGTTCCCAGCCGAAACGGCATCAGCCATGCCCCCGAGGAGTGGACAGACTGGACCGACATTGAAAAAGGGGCGCAAGTGATGCTCAATGCGGTCCTGCGCCTCAGCAAAGGAGACTAA
- a CDS encoding ABC transporter permease, giving the protein MGAYVLKRLLAAIPVLFGLSIIVFVIMAMIPGDPALAILGSFATPENVAKLNQDLGLDKPLVQQYFIWLGNMLQGDFGRSYTLNRPVLDEVLERFSATLILAGPALLLCSVFGLLAGIVSAVRQYGWADKIVTFVVLIGISMPSFWLGLLLIFTFAVKWRLFPASGMYAIYGGGDLPDLLHHLTMPALTLAVVATGVIARLTRTSMLEILRQDYIRTARAKGISERRVIYLHAFKAALVSVIPVIGIQAGFVLGGAVYIETVFQWPGIGSMLVKAISTRDLLLVQGGVLVVASAYVLFNLVVDVIQSMLDPRLR; this is encoded by the coding sequence ATGGGCGCTTATGTCCTGAAACGGCTTTTAGCTGCCATTCCGGTCCTGTTTGGACTGTCGATTATCGTATTCGTCATCATGGCGATGATCCCCGGCGATCCGGCGCTTGCCATTCTGGGGTCCTTTGCCACGCCCGAAAATGTGGCCAAGCTCAATCAGGACCTTGGTCTCGACAAGCCGCTTGTACAGCAATATTTCATCTGGCTTGGCAACATGCTGCAAGGCGATTTCGGTCGTTCCTATACGCTCAACCGCCCCGTGCTCGATGAAGTGCTCGAGCGCTTTTCCGCTACGCTCATTCTTGCTGGTCCCGCGCTGTTGCTCTGTTCTGTCTTCGGCCTGCTGGCCGGGATAGTCTCTGCCGTCCGCCAATATGGCTGGGCAGACAAGATCGTTACCTTTGTCGTTCTGATCGGCATCTCCATGCCGTCATTCTGGCTCGGCCTGCTGCTTATCTTTACCTTCGCCGTCAAGTGGCGTCTCTTTCCAGCCAGCGGCATGTATGCGATCTATGGTGGTGGTGATCTGCCCGACTTATTGCATCACCTGACCATGCCCGCTCTGACGCTCGCCGTGGTCGCCACTGGCGTGATCGCCCGCCTGACGCGGACCTCAATGCTTGAGATCCTGCGGCAGGACTATATCCGAACCGCCCGCGCCAAGGGCATCAGCGAGCGCCGCGTGATCTATCTTCATGCGTTCAAGGCCGCTTTGGTCAGTGTCATTCCCGTCATCGGCATTCAGGCCGGGTTTGTGCTGGGTGGCGCAGTTTATATCGAAACCGTCTTCCAGTGGCCGGGCATCGGTTCGATGTTGGTCAAGGCCATCTCGACACGCGACCTTTTGCTGGTGCAAGGGGGCGTTCTCGTTGTTGCCAGTGCCTATGTGCTGTTCAATCTGGTTGTCGATGTCATCCAGTCCATGCTTGATCCGAGGTTGCGCTGA
- a CDS encoding TIGR03842 family LLM class F420-dependent oxidoreductase, translating to MEFAICFKGFVEPKRARALVRQAENAGFTYCWFYDSHILWRESYMAMAMCMEHTTKMRFGPCVTNPNTRDWSLAASMFGSLAKQSEGRFDIGLGRGDSAVRVMGKKPAPLKRLEEFTHVVKALVRGDEAQYGECPEPVKFPWAEGYELPIWVAAYGPKALSSAGRVGDGLILQIAEPSIVKWLASTAIEEGEKAGRDMSNYRVMAAAPAYFGSKEECIEATRWFPAMVGNHVADIVEKYGTERDDIPDSLTAYVKDRKGYDYSKHGQSDNPYLDFITDEIIEGFSVLGAPDDHISKLRELEAAGVTQFNIYLDNGKEEQIIAEYGETIIPAFSK from the coding sequence ATGGAATTCGCGATTTGTTTCAAAGGCTTTGTCGAACCAAAGCGGGCGCGCGCCCTTGTTCGTCAGGCCGAGAATGCTGGCTTCACCTATTGCTGGTTTTATGACAGCCACATCCTGTGGCGCGAGAGTTATATGGCCATGGCCATGTGCATGGAGCACACCACCAAGATGCGCTTTGGCCCTTGTGTGACCAACCCCAACACCCGCGACTGGTCGCTGGCCGCCTCCATGTTTGGCTCGCTCGCCAAACAGTCCGAAGGCCGCTTTGACATCGGTCTTGGCCGTGGTGACAGCGCCGTTCGTGTGATGGGCAAGAAGCCCGCGCCGCTCAAGCGCCTTGAAGAATTCACCCATGTGGTCAAGGCTCTGGTGCGCGGCGATGAAGCCCAATATGGCGAATGTCCCGAACCGGTCAAATTCCCGTGGGCGGAAGGCTATGAGTTGCCGATCTGGGTCGCGGCCTACGGCCCGAAGGCGCTGAGTTCTGCCGGACGTGTGGGTGACGGTCTCATCCTGCAAATCGCGGAGCCAAGCATCGTCAAATGGCTGGCCAGTACGGCAATCGAGGAAGGCGAGAAAGCAGGCCGCGACATGAGCAACTATCGTGTCATGGCGGCTGCCCCTGCCTACTTCGGCTCCAAGGAAGAATGCATCGAGGCAACCCGTTGGTTCCCGGCCATGGTGGGGAACCATGTTGCAGATATCGTTGAAAAATACGGCACCGAGCGCGATGATATCCCGGACTCGCTAACGGCTTACGTCAAGGATCGCAAGGGCTATGACTATTCCAAGCACGGCCAGAGCGACAACCCCTATCTTGATTTCATTACTGATGAAATTATCGAGGGCTTCTCGGTTCTCGGCGCTCCCGACGACCATATTTCCAAACTGAGAGAGCTGGAAGCCGCAGGCGTCACCCAGTTCAACATCTATCTCGATAACGGCAAGGAAGAGCAGATCATCGCCGAATATGGCGAGACCATCATCCCCGCATTCTCGAAATAG
- a CDS encoding acetamidase/formamidase family protein, whose product MCRQCDYTIHAAQHHFGWDNSTAPVERVAPGSTISFQCKDASAGQLGPKSKVADLVAMDPGKANPVTGPVFVDGAEPGDVLKVTLEQFTPSGFGWTANIPGFGLLADQFKDPALHIWSYDAAGMTPALFGKSARVPLKPFAGTLGNAPAEAGTHSIIPPRRVGGNMDIRDLSAGTEVYLPVEVAGALFSIGDTHAAQGDGEVCGTAIESPMDVVLTLDLIKQTPLAMPRFTTPGPVTNHLDQKGYEVTTGIGPDMMSGARVAVAGMIDLLCAQHGMSAIDAYMLSSVCGDLRISEVVDAPNWVVSFYFPRCVFD is encoded by the coding sequence ATGTGCAGACAGTGCGATTATACCATTCATGCCGCCCAGCATCATTTCGGCTGGGACAACAGCACCGCCCCCGTCGAGCGTGTCGCTCCGGGGTCAACCATTTCTTTCCAGTGCAAGGATGCCTCTGCCGGTCAATTGGGGCCAAAGAGCAAAGTAGCCGACCTCGTTGCCATGGATCCGGGCAAAGCGAACCCGGTCACGGGGCCGGTGTTTGTCGATGGGGCAGAGCCTGGCGACGTCCTCAAGGTCACATTGGAGCAGTTCACCCCTTCGGGCTTTGGCTGGACTGCCAATATCCCCGGCTTTGGACTTCTGGCTGACCAGTTCAAGGATCCGGCGTTGCACATCTGGTCCTATGATGCAGCGGGCATGACCCCTGCCCTTTTTGGCAAATCGGCACGGGTGCCGCTCAAACCCTTTGCAGGAACGCTGGGCAATGCCCCCGCTGAAGCGGGCACCCATTCCATCATTCCGCCGCGCCGGGTTGGCGGCAATATGGACATCAGGGATTTGTCGGCAGGAACCGAGGTCTATTTGCCGGTCGAGGTTGCCGGTGCGCTCTTCTCCATTGGCGACACTCACGCAGCCCAAGGGGATGGCGAGGTCTGCGGCACGGCGATTGAAAGCCCGATGGATGTGGTGTTGACCCTTGATCTCATCAAACAGACGCCGCTTGCGATGCCGCGCTTTACAACGCCGGGGCCGGTCACCAATCATCTTGACCAAAAGGGTTATGAGGTGACCACGGGCATTGGACCGGACATGATGTCAGGCGCCAGAGTTGCGGTCGCAGGCATGATCGATCTTCTATGCGCCCAGCATGGCATGTCCGCGATTGACGCCTATATGCTGTCTTCGGTCTGTGGTGATCTGCGCATATCGGAAGTGGTCGACGCGCCCAACTGGGTGGTGTCTTTCTATTTCCCGCGCTGCGTGTTTGACTGA
- a CDS encoding ABC transporter substrate-binding protein, protein MKRLLTAALAAASLLFASPGYAQTPPNVLIVGQIAEPKSLDPAADTAVNDFRILVNLYDGLVRYKDGTLEVEPSLATDWTISDDGKTYTFKLREGVKFHDGTDFNAEAVKFNFDRMLKEDHPYHDTGPFPLAFFFSSVSEVTVVDDLTVKFDLTDPYAPFLSNLAYPTGLIISPKAVMDNGKDVGRHPAGTGAYKFAEWESNAKVVLEKNPDYWDGAPALEAVIYRPITDANTRVAEMLSGGLDVMVEVPPDNLAQFRDNASFKVHEQAGPHLWFLILNAKEGPFAKKKIRQAANYAINKKALVENILQGTAEVAAGPTPPAFAWAYDESLSPYPYDPEKAKALLEEAGYDGAELTFYVTEGGSGMLDPTAMGTAIQADLEAVGMSVKIETYEWNTFLGKVNPGLEGKADMAEMAWMTNDPDTLPFLALRTEAFPDQGGFNSGYYSNERVDELLEKARTSTDQAERATLYKEMQQIVYEDAPWVFVANWKQNAVTRAEVEGFKLQPSFFLMLQKVAKP, encoded by the coding sequence ATGAAACGGTTGCTAACCGCTGCACTTGCGGCGGCCTCGTTGCTGTTTGCATCACCAGGTTACGCGCAAACACCACCCAATGTCCTGATTGTCGGTCAGATCGCAGAACCGAAATCGCTGGATCCGGCAGCGGATACGGCGGTGAACGACTTCCGCATTCTGGTCAATCTCTATGACGGTCTTGTCCGCTACAAGGATGGCACGCTCGAAGTCGAGCCGTCTCTCGCCACAGATTGGACCATCTCTGACGATGGCAAGACCTATACCTTCAAGCTGCGTGAAGGGGTCAAGTTCCACGATGGAACCGACTTCAACGCCGAAGCGGTCAAGTTCAACTTCGACCGCATGCTGAAGGAAGATCATCCTTATCATGACACCGGCCCGTTCCCGCTGGCCTTCTTCTTCTCGTCCGTTAGTGAAGTGACGGTTGTTGATGACCTCACCGTCAAGTTCGATCTGACGGACCCCTATGCCCCCTTCCTGTCCAACCTTGCTTATCCGACCGGGTTGATCATCTCGCCTAAAGCCGTGATGGACAATGGCAAGGACGTTGGTCGACATCCTGCTGGTACCGGCGCTTACAAGTTCGCCGAATGGGAATCCAACGCCAAGGTCGTGCTGGAGAAAAACCCCGACTACTGGGATGGTGCACCGGCGCTTGAAGCGGTCATTTATCGTCCGATCACCGACGCCAACACGCGTGTTGCCGAGATGCTTTCCGGTGGTCTTGATGTGATGGTTGAAGTGCCACCCGATAACCTTGCCCAGTTTCGCGACAATGCAAGCTTCAAGGTACACGAGCAGGCCGGTCCGCATCTGTGGTTCTTGATCCTCAATGCCAAGGAAGGCCCTTTCGCCAAGAAGAAAATCCGTCAGGCCGCCAACTACGCCATCAACAAGAAGGCTTTGGTCGAGAACATCCTGCAAGGCACTGCCGAAGTGGCCGCAGGGCCGACCCCGCCGGCCTTTGCATGGGCTTATGATGAAAGCCTGTCGCCCTATCCATACGATCCGGAAAAAGCCAAGGCCTTGCTTGAAGAGGCTGGCTATGACGGCGCAGAGCTGACCTTCTACGTCACCGAAGGTGGCTCCGGTATGCTCGATCCGACCGCCATGGGGACGGCCATTCAGGCCGACCTTGAAGCCGTTGGCATGAGTGTGAAGATCGAGACCTACGAATGGAACACTTTCCTTGGTAAGGTGAACCCGGGTCTTGAAGGCAAGGCCGATATGGCTGAAATGGCATGGATGACCAACGATCCGGACACCCTGCCGTTCCTTGCTCTTCGTACCGAGGCATTCCCCGACCAGGGCGGCTTCAATTCGGGTTACTATTCCAACGAAAGAGTGGATGAATTGCTCGAAAAAGCCCGCACCTCGACGGATCAGGCAGAGCGCGCCACGCTCTACAAGGAAATGCAGCAGATTGTCTATGAAGATGCCCCATGGGTCTTCGTGGCCAACTGGAAACAGAATGCTGTGACTCGCGCCGAGGTGGAAGGCTTCAAGCTTCAACCTTCCTTCTTCCTGATGCTTCAGAAAGTCGCAAAACCCTGA